Sequence from the Sulfurimonas hongkongensis genome:
AAGCCCACAAGGGAAAATTCTAGTGCTTTTTTATATACAAAAGGGCGAAATCCAACGCCTTGAACCTGTCCTTTTATACTATAACTGACTCTTCTCAAAGTAGCTCATTTGCACCATATAAAATATTTCTACCATCTATTGGCAACTCTTTGTTGAAGTAGAGATTGTGATTTACTGAGACCTCTTTACTAAGTTTGCTAAAGAGATGTCTATTTTCTAAAAGCATTCCAGTAGCAACTACTGCATCTGTTTTCATCTCCTCTTTTATATCATCAAATTGTGAGGAGATAAACTCAACAAAACTCTCAACTACCCCATAACAAAGTGTAAGTCTATCTACATCTGCTAGTTTAAAACTCATAGCAGTTCTTATGGTCATAAGTGGTTCTAAGTAAACTTTAGAATTTTGTCTTTTTAGTTTATAGTCTATTCTTGGGCCTTTTGTACCTAAAAAAAGAGCTGCATTTTGCTCTATTATTTCAGCTGATTTCATTAAATCTTTATCTTTTGAATATCCTAGCACTATAGAGACAATCCCCCAAAGTTTATAAACATTAAACTCCTCTTCATCAAACTCTATCTTAGATATCTCTTCGTAATGCTCAGGAAATTTATTTTTAAAGTTCTCTACTAGTTTTGCTCCAGCTTCATCAAAAGCTACTATAGAGTCAAACACCTCTTTAATCGAGCCAAAGTTAAATTTAAATGAGAGATACTCAATAACTCCAAACTTTTTAGAATAGACCATAATATTATTATGATAATCTTTGGAGATATTAACCCCAGCAACAGTTCCATCAAGCAAAGAGTGCTCTTTTACAACTGAGAAAAAAGCGCCAACATGCTTGATAAGGTCATCTTTATGGCTTAGATTTTCATATGGCAGACCTTTTTGCCCCTTTACAATTGCGATATGGTTATCACCTACAACAATCTCTATAGGTTCTAGCTCTTTTTCGCGCATTATCAAATCAAACTTCACATCAAAAGCAATACTCTCTTTTGTTATAAAAATCATACTGATGCCAAGCTTGTTTAGTTCACCAAGGAGTAGATGCAAAACAAAATCATCAGGGAGTTTAAAACGAATAAGCTCTTTATCTACTTCCTCAAAATCCATCTTAAACTTCATGTTTGTTTTTAATCTTATAAGAGGTTTCTCTATAGCTCCTAGAGCTACTACTTCACTATTGCTAGCGTTTGTATAGTTTAAAACTGATACTAAATCATAACAAACAATATCAAAATCAGTATTGCTACATTTGTTTCCTACTTTACCAACATAATATCTACCATTAAATGTATCTAGGCTAGCCACCTGTCCGTCACTTATAGCTTTAGCAAGGGTTGCAAAGTCATCTTTATAACTTCTCATCTTACCCGAAACTCCGTATCCACAAACTTCACACTCATGAAATATATTGTAGTAGTTTTTATCTGCTTCGTCCATAACTTTAGTTAAACACTTTGGACAAAACGCCATATCTAGCTTTGGTGTTTTTTGCAAAATGAAACTACTCTCTGGCATCTCATCAACAACTCTTACATCAGTCTCATGTAGAAAAATAGAGTGAGGCAACTCTGTTGAGAGTCTATTTGCAAAACTCTCTAGCTCATCGATATCTTCTGATTTTACATATAAAAAGAGTTTATCGCCATCTCTTATGATTTTTGATTCTAGTAAAAACTCTTTTAGAGTTCTTGTGATTATCTTCTCATAAATTAGAGATGATGAGAGATAGTTAAATGAAAATTCCAATATCATAAAGCGCCTTTTAAATATGTATATTTAGAGACCTCTTCTAAAGTTATGCTTTTTTTTACCACAACTTTGATTCCAAAATCTTCTATATATTTTATAATAACTCTCTGCATTATATTAGCAGCTTTTAAAACTTCATCAGTCATTGTAAAAGTACTGTTTTCACCTATGACAAAGGGAATTACTCCTACTATTTTTGTAGATGGCAAATCTCCTAGCATCTCAATCATCTGGAGAGTTTGTAGCATCTCTACCTCATGAGCACTTCCATTCCATGTGATAAACTCAGG
This genomic interval carries:
- a CDS encoding HyaD/HybD family hydrogenase maturation endopeptidase, which gives rise to MKILILGIGNILFGDEGIGPHLANLLDEKYEFISDEHTVDILDGGTLAQRLIPIITEYESVLLIDCVKVVDGKVGDVYSFDFSDVPEFITWNGSAHEVEMLQTLQMIEMLGDLPSTKIVGVIPFVIGENSTFTMTDEVLKAANIMQRVIIKYIEDFGIKVVVKKSITLEEVSKYTYLKGAL